In Halorubrum sp. BV1, the following proteins share a genomic window:
- a CDS encoding 2,3,4,5-tetrahydropyridine-2,6-dicarboxylate N-succinyltransferase, with product MTLQSDVSDLWNRYQDGLTAADATAADAEVLDAFLEALEAGEVRAAEKTGDDVTSWEANEWVKRGILLNFGLRATEPREYGDVRYHDVLPLRDTADLGERGTRNTPDGTAIRRGAYLGSDCIMMSPSFVNVGAYVGDGTLVDSCDTVGSCAQLGANVKLGANTLIGGVLEPVEDAPVIIEDGVSLGAGCRVTSGFRVGENSIVGENTLLTPRIPVYDLVEEEVLYGHLPAERRAFTRMVESSVGDHDLFEGGAYKPAVVATHVEAETLEATQREDALRE from the coding sequence ATGACGCTCCAATCCGACGTATCCGATCTGTGGAACCGCTATCAGGACGGCCTGACGGCCGCCGACGCGACCGCCGCGGACGCCGAGGTGCTCGACGCGTTCCTCGAAGCGCTGGAGGCCGGCGAGGTGCGCGCCGCGGAGAAGACCGGCGACGACGTGACCTCGTGGGAGGCCAACGAGTGGGTAAAACGCGGCATCCTGCTCAACTTCGGGCTGCGCGCGACCGAACCCCGCGAGTACGGCGACGTGCGCTACCACGACGTGCTCCCGCTGCGCGACACCGCCGACCTCGGCGAGCGCGGCACGCGGAACACGCCTGACGGGACCGCGATCCGCCGGGGCGCGTACCTCGGCAGCGATTGCATCATGATGAGTCCCTCCTTCGTCAACGTGGGTGCGTACGTCGGCGACGGCACACTCGTCGACTCCTGTGACACGGTCGGCTCCTGCGCGCAACTCGGTGCGAACGTGAAGCTCGGCGCGAACACCCTGATCGGCGGCGTCCTCGAACCCGTCGAGGACGCGCCGGTGATAATCGAGGACGGCGTCTCGCTCGGAGCGGGCTGTCGGGTGACCTCGGGTTTCCGCGTCGGCGAGAACTCGATCGTCGGCGAGAACACCCTGTTGACCCCGCGCATCCCCGTCTACGACCTCGTCGAGGAGGAGGTGCTCTACGGGCACCTCCCCGCCGAGCGCCGGGCGTTCACCCGCATGGTCGAGTCGTCCGTCGGCGATCACGACCTGTTCGAGGGGGGCGCGTACAAGCCCGCTGTCGTCGCCACGCACGTCGAAGCGGAGACGCTGGAGGCGACACAGCGCGAGGACGCGCTCCGAGAATGA
- a CDS encoding endonuclease V: protein MDPANPAFRPDPALSRTEMESLQREIAARATFADDHDLTPGAVAIAEAADLTSGLPPAAPDTDSPTDPGSIGAADGSDAADGSDAADGSDAADLPIVVGVDQAFVTDDGPERAVSAAVAVRDGRVIEYATATTPLSIPYIPGLLAFREGEPVCAALRALDVDPDLLVCDGSGRIHYREAGLATHVGVLFDVPSVGVAKSLLCGEPDDAVDGRPAGWRTPIRADGAVETTASDTASDHDTPPVIGHAFQSRQYPNSRRVNPLYVSPGHRVSAETAVDLVEALCAGYKLPEPTRLADAAADAAKRGDD, encoded by the coding sequence ATGGATCCGGCGAATCCGGCGTTCCGACCGGACCCCGCCCTCTCGCGGACCGAGATGGAGTCGCTCCAGCGCGAGATCGCGGCGAGGGCGACGTTCGCGGACGACCACGACCTCACGCCCGGTGCGGTCGCGATAGCGGAGGCGGCTGACCTGACGAGCGGCCTGCCGCCGGCCGCTCCGGACACCGATTCACCCACCGATCCCGGCTCGATCGGCGCGGCCGACGGTTCCGATGCGGCCGACGGTTCCGATGCGGCCGACGGTTCCGATGCGGCCGACCTCCCGATCGTCGTCGGCGTCGATCAGGCGTTCGTCACGGACGACGGTCCGGAGCGCGCCGTCTCCGCGGCGGTCGCGGTCCGCGACGGGCGGGTTATCGAGTACGCGACCGCGACGACGCCGCTGTCGATTCCGTACATCCCCGGACTGCTCGCGTTCCGCGAGGGCGAGCCGGTCTGCGCCGCGCTCCGCGCGCTCGACGTCGACCCCGACCTCCTCGTCTGTGACGGGTCGGGACGCATCCACTACCGCGAGGCCGGTCTCGCGACGCACGTCGGCGTCTTATTCGACGTTCCAAGCGTCGGCGTCGCGAAGAGCCTGCTCTGCGGCGAGCCGGACGACGCCGTCGACGGGCGGCCGGCCGGATGGCGGACGCCGATCCGCGCCGACGGCGCGGTGGAGACGACCGCGAGCGACACCGCGAGCGATCACGACACTCCGCCCGTGATCGGCCACGCGTTCCAGTCGCGCCAGTACCCGAACAGCCGCCGCGTGAACCCGCTGTACGTGAGTCCGGGCCACCGCGTGTCCGCCGAGACGGCGGTCGACCTCGTCGAGGCGCTGTGTGCCGGGTACAAGCTCCCGGAGCCGACGCGGCTCGCCGACGCGGCCGCGGACGCGGCGAAGCGCGGCGACGACTGA
- the dapA gene encoding 4-hydroxy-tetrahydrodipicolinate synthase gives MTNTTTTTPYTAQEETDRDATAEPFEGVYPAMTTPFTDDDEVDHDQLADNARYMERAGVDGVVPVGSTGESATMTHDEHVAVIETVRDAVDDIPVIAGTGSNNTAEALSLSERAADAGADGLLLISPYYNKPEAAGFLEHYRTIADAVDLPQIVYNVPSRTGQSIPVDVTVELAEHPNIQGYKAASGDLNLISEVIERTRDEAFSVLSGDDGLTLPVASIGGTGTISVVANVEPERSCAMVGAALSGDYDRARALHHELSPLVRELFAETNPIPVKEAMHIRGRGGPRVRSPLSRLSEERRGRLRDLLAEYETSEPGAVDVSAVGGAE, from the coding sequence ATGACGAACACGACGACAACGACACCGTACACGGCACAGGAAGAGACTGACCGAGACGCGACAGCGGAACCGTTCGAGGGCGTCTATCCCGCGATGACGACGCCGTTCACCGACGACGACGAGGTGGACCACGACCAGCTCGCAGACAACGCCCGGTACATGGAGCGCGCTGGCGTCGACGGCGTGGTCCCCGTCGGCTCGACCGGCGAGTCGGCGACGATGACCCACGACGAGCACGTCGCGGTCATCGAGACCGTCCGCGACGCCGTCGACGACATCCCGGTGATCGCCGGAACCGGCTCGAACAACACCGCCGAGGCGCTCTCGCTGTCCGAGCGCGCCGCCGACGCCGGCGCGGACGGCCTGCTCCTCATCTCGCCGTACTACAACAAGCCCGAAGCCGCCGGGTTCCTCGAACACTACCGGACGATCGCCGACGCGGTCGACCTCCCGCAGATCGTCTACAACGTGCCGAGCCGGACCGGCCAGTCGATCCCCGTCGACGTCACCGTCGAACTCGCGGAGCACCCGAACATTCAGGGATACAAGGCCGCCTCCGGCGATCTGAACCTCATCAGCGAGGTGATAGAGCGCACGCGCGACGAGGCCTTCTCGGTGCTTTCCGGCGACGACGGGCTCACGCTGCCCGTGGCCTCCATCGGCGGCACGGGGACGATAAGCGTGGTCGCTAACGTCGAGCCCGAGCGGTCCTGCGCGATGGTCGGCGCGGCGCTCTCCGGCGACTACGACCGCGCGCGGGCGCTCCACCACGAGCTGTCCCCGCTCGTGCGCGAGCTGTTCGCCGAGACGAATCCGATCCCGGTGAAGGAGGCCATGCACATCCGCGGGCGGGGCGGTCCGCGCGTCCGCTCGCCGCTCTCGCGTCTCTCCGAGGAGCGCCGCGGTCGGCTCCGTGACCTGCTCGCCGAGTACGAGACGAGCGAGCCGGGGGCGGTCGACGTCTCCGCCGTCGGAGGCGCGGAATGA
- a CDS encoding rhomboid family intramembrane serine protease translates to MATCDVCGEYENLPYQCKRCGQTFCAEHRLPENHDCPGIGEWNDPGGVFDSGFDDGVDGRAGGTVGGDSDGGVVSRLKRRIDRETSTGGLVSYVRGNATYAILATMWLTFLAQQVALFVGGQALHNTLFVLQSSALGNVWTVVTSVFAHSPFSLFHIIGNSAVILFFGPLVERAVGSKRFVAFFFVSGILAGLGHVLFAVATGAPPTGVLGASGAGFAILGVLTVWRPNMQVLLFFVIPMKIKYLTWGIALVSAFLVVTTGAGGVGGIAHLAHLIGFAIGLAFGKRNEGLARSAGGAGGVQMGGMRGPGGPGGPGGPGGRF, encoded by the coding sequence ATGGCGACGTGCGACGTGTGTGGGGAGTACGAGAACCTCCCGTACCAGTGTAAGCGGTGCGGGCAGACGTTCTGCGCCGAGCACCGCCTCCCGGAGAACCACGACTGTCCGGGGATCGGGGAGTGGAACGACCCGGGCGGCGTCTTCGACAGCGGGTTCGACGACGGTGTCGACGGGAGAGCCGGGGGAACGGTCGGCGGCGATAGCGACGGCGGCGTCGTGAGCCGCCTCAAGCGCCGGATCGACCGCGAGACGAGCACCGGCGGGCTCGTGAGCTACGTCCGCGGCAACGCGACGTACGCGATCCTCGCAACGATGTGGCTCACGTTTCTCGCACAGCAGGTCGCGCTCTTCGTCGGCGGACAGGCGCTCCACAACACCCTGTTCGTGCTCCAGTCGAGCGCCTTGGGGAACGTGTGGACGGTCGTCACGTCGGTGTTCGCGCACTCGCCGTTCTCGCTTTTCCACATCATCGGAAACAGCGCCGTGATCCTGTTTTTCGGCCCGCTCGTCGAGCGCGCCGTCGGATCGAAGCGGTTCGTGGCGTTCTTTTTCGTCTCGGGGATACTCGCGGGACTCGGCCACGTCCTCTTCGCGGTCGCGACGGGAGCGCCGCCGACCGGCGTGCTCGGAGCCAGCGGCGCGGGGTTCGCGATACTCGGCGTGCTCACGGTCTGGCGGCCGAACATGCAGGTGCTTCTGTTCTTCGTGATCCCGATGAAGATCAAGTACCTGACGTGGGGGATCGCGCTCGTCTCCGCGTTCCTCGTCGTCACGACCGGCGCCGGCGGCGTCGGCGGCATCGCTCACCTCGCGCACCTGATCGGCTTCGCGATCGGGCTCGCGTTCGGCAAGCGAAACGAGGGGCTGGCCCGCTCCGCCGGCGGCGCGGGCGGCGTGCAGATGGGCGGCATGCGCGGGCCGGGCGGCCCCGGCGGCCCCGGCGGGCCGGGTGGCCGGTTCTGA
- a CDS encoding HD domain-containing protein, translating into MTDHADEPAPAPDPHEDDTDADIGAGPHADVEADTDAGRHEYDPDAEHAFPDDRLNEVLDRIESDPEITAYLEAQNVNPVDRKGYNDHGAKHVEIVRDRALRLYDLLKAGGVEFNGALQQGLDEADEAVIVALAATLHDIGHVVHRHDHPYYSIPLAADLLDDFLTSFYGVSEQVKITAEVLHAILCHHTEEQPLTREAGVVRIADGLDMERGRSRVPYEEGGRGINTVSSQAIERVSLRTGDETPAQVVIRMNNAAGVYQVDSLLKAKIDGSMLEDQIRTVAINTHRDGDGNGSIVDRIEL; encoded by the coding sequence ATGACCGACCACGCGGACGAGCCGGCCCCGGCCCCGGACCCGCACGAAGACGATACGGACGCGGACATCGGCGCCGGCCCGCACGCCGACGTCGAGGCCGACACCGATGCCGGCCGCCACGAGTACGACCCGGACGCGGAGCACGCCTTCCCGGACGACCGGCTCAACGAGGTGTTAGACCGAATAGAGTCTGACCCGGAGATCACGGCGTACTTAGAGGCACAGAACGTCAACCCCGTCGACCGGAAGGGGTACAACGACCACGGCGCGAAACACGTCGAGATCGTGCGCGACCGCGCGCTCCGGCTGTACGACCTGTTGAAGGCCGGCGGCGTCGAGTTCAACGGCGCGCTCCAGCAGGGGCTCGACGAGGCCGACGAGGCGGTGATCGTCGCGCTCGCGGCGACGCTCCACGACATCGGCCACGTCGTCCACCGCCACGACCACCCGTACTACTCGATCCCGCTCGCGGCCGACCTCCTCGACGACTTCCTCACCTCGTTTTACGGCGTATCTGAGCAGGTCAAGATTACAGCCGAGGTGCTTCACGCGATCTTGTGTCACCACACGGAAGAGCAGCCGCTGACGCGCGAGGCCGGCGTCGTCCGGATCGCCGACGGGCTCGACATGGAGCGCGGTCGGTCGCGAGTCCCGTACGAGGAGGGTGGCCGCGGGATAAACACGGTCTCCTCGCAGGCGATCGAGCGCGTCTCGCTGCGAACGGGCGACGAGACGCCGGCACAGGTCGTGATCCGGATGAACAACGCCGCCGGGGTGTATCAGGTCGACTCGCTGCTCAAAGCGAAGATCGACGGATCGATGCTCGAAGACCAGATCCGGACGGTGGCCATCAACACGCACCGCGATGGCGACGGCAACGGATCGATCGTCGACCGGATCGAGCTATGA
- a CDS encoding haloacid dehalogenase type II, whose protein sequence is MGLDAERVSTVTFDSYSTLVDVDAAEQALADRVADPEPVSRLWRSRSLAYTFVANQVDAYQPFYEMNRDALQYALDAHGVDLSTEERDEILAVYHELDVFDDVREGIERLRDGGYDCYVLSNGNPEMLASLVDHADIADLVEDTISADEVRTFKPAAEVYRHGAARTGTPVDEIVHVTAGWFDVLGASHAGMQAAWVDRKGTPWEPFAGDPDATVDTLHELADGLGV, encoded by the coding sequence ATGGGACTCGACGCCGAGCGGGTGTCGACGGTGACGTTCGACTCGTACAGCACGCTCGTGGACGTTGACGCCGCCGAGCAGGCGCTCGCCGACCGCGTCGCCGACCCGGAGCCCGTCTCGCGGCTCTGGCGGTCGCGCTCTCTGGCGTACACGTTCGTCGCCAATCAGGTCGACGCGTACCAGCCCTTCTACGAGATGAACCGCGACGCGCTCCAGTACGCGCTCGACGCCCACGGCGTCGACCTCTCGACCGAAGAACGCGACGAGATCCTCGCCGTCTACCACGAGCTCGACGTGTTCGACGACGTCCGCGAGGGGATCGAGCGGCTGCGCGACGGCGGCTACGACTGTTACGTCCTCTCGAACGGGAACCCGGAGATGCTCGCGTCGCTCGTCGACCACGCCGACATCGCGGACCTCGTGGAGGACACGATAAGCGCCGACGAGGTCCGGACGTTCAAGCCGGCCGCGGAGGTGTACCGTCACGGTGCCGCACGGACCGGAACGCCGGTCGACGAGATCGTCCACGTCACCGCGGGGTGGTTCGACGTGCTCGGCGCGAGCCACGCCGGAATGCAGGCCGCGTGGGTCGACCGGAAGGGGACACCGTGGGAGCCGTTCGCCGGCGACCCCGACGCGACCGTCGACACGCTCCACGAGCTGGCCGACGGGCTCGGCGTGTAG
- a CDS encoding PUA domain-containing protein — MTDAETLADLRTGADYQFGAGAGAALFPPGETLTVRRSSGGRPRQVLVGDVDDTPGSAAGERLVSYGTDGRFTLGVAGGRRLRSAFGAPRHRVVVGEESEPFVREGKNAFAKFVTEADDAIRPGDEVLVVDGGDALFAVGRAELSGPEIAAFDTGPAVSVRNGVGPANAVDDDGQ, encoded by the coding sequence ATGACCGACGCCGAGACGCTCGCCGACCTCCGAACCGGTGCCGACTACCAGTTCGGTGCCGGCGCGGGAGCGGCGCTGTTCCCGCCCGGCGAGACGCTCACCGTCCGCCGGTCGAGCGGCGGCCGACCGCGACAGGTGCTCGTCGGGGACGTCGACGACACGCCGGGCAGCGCCGCGGGAGAGCGGCTCGTCTCCTACGGGACCGACGGCCGGTTCACGCTCGGAGTCGCCGGCGGGCGGCGGCTCCGGTCGGCCTTCGGAGCGCCTCGACACCGAGTTGTCGTGGGGGAGGAGAGCGAGCCGTTCGTCCGCGAGGGGAAAAACGCCTTCGCGAAGTTCGTCACCGAGGCCGACGACGCGATCCGCCCCGGCGACGAGGTGCTCGTCGTCGACGGGGGCGACGCGCTGTTCGCCGTCGGTCGCGCGGAGCTGTCGGGCCCCGAGATCGCGGCGTTCGACACCGGTCCCGCGGTGAGCGTCCGGAACGGGGTCGGCCCAGCGAACGCCGTGGACGACGACGGCCAGTGA
- the dapB gene encoding 4-hydroxy-tetrahydrodipicolinate reductase, with product MSGPEPPLRVAVTGAGGRMGREVIEAASDREGVDVAVAVNRSPMDPVAGVDVRAAADLPELLAGDRGEGGPDVLVDFTGPASAVAYAEACADAGVPMVTGTTGFEDSQADSLRAASDAVPVLKASNFARGVAALRRAVREAAAALPGYDVELTETHHNGKRDAPSGTAKSILDDVEEVRADLDRRVHGREGDAPRDAGEIGVHARRAGDVTGEHEVLFAGNRESIELTHRAGDRGVFAEGALDAAVWLAGRDPGWYDFGDVLDAGDDA from the coding sequence ATGAGCGGCCCCGAACCCCCGCTCCGCGTCGCCGTCACCGGCGCGGGCGGCCGGATGGGGCGGGAGGTGATCGAGGCCGCGAGCGACCGCGAGGGCGTCGACGTCGCGGTCGCGGTGAACCGTTCGCCGATGGATCCCGTCGCGGGCGTCGACGTGCGCGCGGCGGCCGACCTCCCCGAACTGCTCGCGGGCGACCGCGGCGAGGGCGGTCCGGACGTCCTCGTCGACTTCACCGGTCCCGCCTCGGCGGTCGCGTACGCCGAGGCGTGCGCCGACGCCGGCGTCCCGATGGTCACCGGAACGACCGGGTTCGAGGACAGTCAGGCAGACAGCCTCCGCGCCGCGAGCGACGCGGTCCCGGTGCTCAAGGCGTCGAACTTCGCCCGCGGTGTCGCCGCGCTCCGCCGGGCGGTCCGCGAGGCCGCGGCCGCGCTCCCCGGCTACGACGTGGAGCTGACCGAGACGCACCACAACGGGAAACGGGACGCCCCCTCGGGCACCGCGAAGTCGATCCTCGACGACGTGGAGGAGGTCCGCGCGGACCTCGACCGGCGCGTCCACGGCCGCGAGGGCGACGCGCCGCGAGATGCCGGTGAGATCGGCGTCCACGCCCGGCGCGCGGGCGACGTGACCGGCGAGCACGAGGTGCTGTTCGCCGGCAACCGCGAGTCGATCGAACTCACGCACCGCGCCGGCGACCGCGGGGTGTTCGCCGAGGGGGCGCTCGACGCCGCCGTCTGGCTCGCCGGCCGCGATCCCGGTTGGTACGACTTCGGCGACGTGCTCGACGCGGGGGACGACGCGTGA
- the lysA gene encoding diaminopimelate decarboxylase, translated as MSDVGSDRGSGDRGSGDRTASDADRDGSGTAEGSRSGGHAGGPAVRRVSDWDGEGLRSIAAVHGTPLYVQDLDRVRENCTRLRDAFPDADVRYAVKAHTGRAVLETVRDAGLDAECASAGELDRALAAGFGGDRLHYTAVNPPARDLDYVTGVAEAEPDLTITVGALDTLDRLADRGYDGRICLRVNPGVGAGHHEKVTTGGAAKFGIPYARAADAAREAADRFEVVGIHAHAGSGIDSDQLDSHRELVSRMGELAREITDPDGTADGDAAGPRPLAIEYVDVGGGFGVPYEEDAPPLDLPAVADATREAVAPLPDGVDLAIEPGRYVVADAGVLLTRVNTVKPTPDERVVGVDAGMTDLLRPAMYDAYHPICNLGGADGEVAPEERSTRPVTVAGPICETGDTFATDRTLADPARGDVLAIGIAGAYGYEMANQYNSRPRPAEVALADGTARLVRRRETLADLTAVEREPPRSGPDAPEADR; from the coding sequence ATGAGCGACGTCGGTTCCGACCGCGGCTCCGGCGACCGCGGCTCCGGCGACCGGACGGCGAGCGACGCCGACCGCGACGGCTCGGGGACGGCGGAAGGCTCCCGCTCCGGCGGCCACGCGGGCGGCCCCGCGGTCCGCCGCGTGTCCGACTGGGACGGCGAGGGGCTCCGGTCGATCGCGGCCGTTCACGGCACCCCGCTGTACGTTCAGGACCTCGACCGCGTCCGCGAGAACTGCACACGCCTCCGAGACGCGTTTCCGGACGCCGACGTGCGCTACGCGGTGAAGGCACACACTGGTCGCGCGGTGCTCGAAACGGTCCGTGACGCCGGGCTCGACGCGGAGTGCGCCTCGGCCGGCGAGCTCGACCGCGCGCTCGCGGCGGGCTTCGGCGGCGACCGGCTCCACTACACCGCGGTCAACCCGCCCGCACGCGACCTCGACTACGTCACCGGCGTCGCCGAGGCCGAGCCCGACCTGACGATCACGGTCGGCGCGCTCGACACCCTCGATCGGCTCGCCGACCGCGGCTACGACGGGCGGATCTGTCTGCGCGTGAACCCCGGCGTCGGCGCTGGCCACCACGAGAAGGTGACGACCGGCGGCGCGGCGAAGTTCGGGATTCCGTACGCCCGCGCCGCCGACGCGGCCCGCGAGGCCGCAGACCGCTTCGAGGTGGTCGGGATCCACGCCCACGCGGGCTCCGGGATCGACTCCGACCAGTTGGACAGCCACCGCGAACTCGTCTCCCGGATGGGTGAGTTGGCCCGTGAGATCACGGATCCGGACGGGACGGCCGACGGGGACGCCGCGGGGCCGCGCCCCCTCGCCATCGAGTACGTCGACGTCGGCGGCGGGTTCGGCGTCCCCTACGAGGAGGACGCGCCGCCGCTCGACCTCCCCGCGGTCGCCGACGCGACCCGCGAGGCGGTCGCGCCGCTCCCCGATGGCGTCGACCTCGCGATAGAGCCCGGGCGGTACGTCGTCGCCGACGCCGGCGTCCTCCTGACGCGGGTGAACACCGTGAAGCCGACGCCGGACGAGCGCGTCGTCGGCGTCGACGCCGGGATGACGGACCTCCTGCGTCCGGCGATGTACGACGCGTACCATCCGATCTGTAACCTCGGCGGAGCCGACGGCGAGGTGGCCCCCGAGGAGCGATCGACGAGGCCCGTCACCGTCGCCGGCCCCATCTGCGAAACCGGAGATACGTTCGCCACGGATCGGACGCTCGCCGACCCGGCGCGGGGCGACGTCCTCGCGATCGGGATCGCCGGCGCGTACGGGTACGAGATGGCGAATCAGTACAATTCCCGGCCGCGGCCGGCGGAGGTCGCGCTCGCCGACGGGACGGCGCGGCTCGTCCGTCGCCGCGAGACGCTCGCGGACCTCACGGCGGTCGAGCGGGAGCCGCCCCGGAGCGGTCCCGACGCGCCGGAGGCGGACCGATGA